The sequence below is a genomic window from Rudanella lutea DSM 19387.
CCCGCTTCGATTTGCCGGGTCAGGGCGGCTACATCGAGCACCCCAGGTATTACGTGGTAAGAGAGAAGGGTACTCAGGGCGTCGCGGTTTTGCCCTTCGAGCAATACGTTCTGAATTTTTGCGGGTAATTTCTTAAAGGCAGCGTTGGACGGAGCAAACACCGTATATGACTGACCTTCCCGGAGACTTTTGTCGATCTGAGCCGACTGAAACGCGTTTTGGAGCGTAGTGTAGTCCGGCTGGGCGGCAATAAAGTCGCCTACGCTGGTTCGGCCTACGCTCGCCGTTGTGTTTACAATTGGCGCATTTTGGGCTTTCGACACGGCCGTACCGGTACCCGTAGCGGCTGGCCGGTTTAGGTTGGGGTCGCCTGCTGTGGCTTTCTCTGTACCGGTAATGCGGCCCGAACCGGCACTACCCGACGACACCGTGCCCGGCCGCACATCACCGGCTGCTCCGGTGGCACTCGGGTTGGAACCCACACCCGTAGGAGCCGTGGTAACCTGGTTACTGTTGTAATTGGTCGTGTTGCTGTTGTTGTTTACGGTGCCGTTGCTCATGGAGCTCTCACGGTAGGTCGCGTCTTGCCGACCCGAGTTGCCAGTGGTTCCGTCGGGTGTTGTGCTATCCTGCCGATTCTGCCGGGAGTTGACATCTGAGCGGTTGTTTCGGCGCATGTTTCTCCGGCGTTCCCGCCGATTTTTCCGGTCGGCATCGTCCTGGCCGGCGGTGTTGTCGTTCAGCATCTGTTCGCGCGAGGGCCGAAGGGTATCGGGCTGGAACGTAGGCGTACTGACCGTGTTGGGAACGGCCGTAGGGTTGGTGGTCACGCGTTGCGCGCTGGCGGTTGTGGTGAGCCATACCAGACTGGCGGTGGCCAAACCGAGGGTTTTTGGGAGATTCATTGTCTTAACATTGAGTAGAGTACAAAAAAAAGTGGCAACCATTTGGCTGCCACTAGGTAAACTCGGTAGAGTTACAATGGTTTACTTTAGCTCCGAGGCCTTGAGGGTCCGGCTCCATTTCTCGGTGCCTTTGGTATCAAAAACCTGAATCGTCAGGGCCCGGTCGCGGAGGGGGCCGCTAACGCTCAAAACGCCAAAATTACGCTCTGAGAGGTAGGTGCCTGCCTGGGCCGTGGGGAGCTTCAGTTCGTCGTCGGTGGCTTTGGCGGGGCCCGAGGTCAGGGGCGAGATGGTCAGGTCGTACAGGGGGTAGGTGCCGGGCCGGTCGAGCTTGTGCAGGATGGTGTGGTGGCGGTCGCCGGTCAAAAACAGAACCCCCGGGATTTTGGCCTCAGCAATGGCTTTAAACAGCCGGTCGCGCTCGTGCCCGTAGTTGCTGTAGTTTTCGGCTACTTTGGCGGGGTTGACTACCTGATTGCCAATCACCACAAATTTAAACGTAGCCTGGCTACTGCTGAGGGCATCCATGAGCCAGTCGAACTGCTGCTTGCCAAGGTAATCTTTGGCGGGGCCGTCGGGCATCTCGTTGGGGGCCCGGAAAGTCCGGTCGTCCATCAGAAAAAACTGGCAGTCGTTCCACATAAACGTACCCGTACACCCTTCGTTGAACACATAGTTGGGGTTGGCCCAGAACAGCTTGAAGGCTTCGAGCGTGACGGGCTTGAGCCAGTAACTACGGTCGGCATCATTGGGGCCGTAGTCGTGGTCGTCCCAGGTGGCATAGTGATGCGTGTTGGCCAATAGGGGCTGGAGTTCGG
It includes:
- a CDS encoding fasciclin domain-containing protein, with amino-acid sequence MNLPKTLGLATASLVWLTTTASAQRVTTNPTAVPNTVSTPTFQPDTLRPSREQMLNDNTAGQDDADRKNRRERRRNMRRNNRSDVNSRQNRQDSTTPDGTTGNSGRQDATYRESSMSNGTVNNNSNTTNYNSNQVTTAPTGVGSNPSATGAAGDVRPGTVSSGSAGSGRITGTEKATAGDPNLNRPAATGTGTAVSKAQNAPIVNTTASVGRTSVGDFIAAQPDYTTLQNAFQSAQIDKSLREGQSYTVFAPSNAAFKKLPAKIQNVLLEGQNRDALSTLLSYHVIPGVLDVAALTRQIEAGNGSAHLKTLSGATLTAKLGSDGKVVLTDEQGHTSRVDTPNQVQTNGVVHGIDTVLMPKESSVVFR
- a CDS encoding alkaline phosphatase D family protein — encoded protein: MKHALLLAFSGLITLPLLAQNPAQPRRATAAAPATRTNPATLLQAGPMVGASDMREVKLWVQTKSPARVQIRYTEDGKPGSSQLTDEVKTGKETAFTAHLLADRVEPGKKYTYELLIEGQKVSLPYPTTFQSQPLWQFRTDPPAFRFGVGSCTYVNEPDVDRPGRPYGANYEIFGAIAGQKPDFMLWTGDNTYLREVDWNSRTGVLRRYTHTRSVPELQPLLANTHHYATWDDHDYGPNDADRSYWLKPVTLEAFKLFWANPNYVFNEGCTGTFMWNDCQFFLMDDRTFRAPNEMPDGPAKDYLGKQQFDWLMDALSSSQATFKFVVIGNQVVNPAKVAENYSNYGHERDRLFKAIAEAKIPGVLFLTGDRHHTILHKLDRPGTYPLYDLTISPLTSGPAKATDDELKLPTAQAGTYLSERNFGVLSVSGPLRDRALTIQVFDTKGTEKWSRTLKASELK